A genomic stretch from Sphingomonas faeni includes:
- a CDS encoding pseudouridine synthase, giving the protein MPRIILFNKPYDVLSQFTNVNSPTPRATLSQFIDVPDVYPAGRLDRDSEGLLLLTDDGRLQARIADPKFKLPKTYLVQVEGDADPAALDRLRQGVVLKDGPARADVERIDAPDLWPRVPPIRVRASIPDCWLKITIREGRNRQVRRMTAAIDHPTLRLVRWSIGDWTLADLAPGTWRDA; this is encoded by the coding sequence ATGCCCCGCATTATCCTGTTCAACAAACCGTACGACGTGCTCAGCCAGTTCACCAACGTGAACAGTCCGACCCCCCGCGCGACGCTGTCGCAGTTCATCGATGTGCCGGACGTCTATCCGGCGGGGCGGCTCGACCGGGATAGCGAAGGGCTGTTGCTGCTGACCGACGACGGCCGCCTCCAGGCGCGGATCGCGGACCCGAAGTTCAAGCTGCCGAAAACCTATCTCGTGCAGGTCGAGGGCGATGCCGATCCCGCCGCGCTCGACCGGTTGCGACAGGGCGTCGTGCTGAAGGACGGCCCTGCCCGCGCCGACGTCGAGCGGATCGACGCGCCCGACCTCTGGCCGCGCGTGCCGCCGATCCGGGTCCGCGCGAGCATCCCCGATTGCTGGCTGAAGATAACGATCCGCGAAGGCCGCAACCGGCAAGTCCGCCGCATGACCGCCGCGATCGACCACCCGACGCTGCGACTGGTCCGGTGGAGCATCGGCGACTGGACGCTGGCGGATCTGGCGCCGGGGACATGGCGCGACGCCTGA
- the dnaG gene encoding DNA primase, whose translation MALTPQFLDELRARTSLSALVGKTTKLTKAGREHKGCCPFHNEKTPSFYVNDDKGFYHCFGCSAHGDAIKWMTDQRGLPFMDAVKELAQAAGMDMPAMDRQSAAKAERAKGLHEVMADAADWFVEQLNGLPGTEARALLDRRGIRPETARAFGMGFAPDSRGKLKAALKDYGDPMLVESGMLISVEGKDPYDRFRGRLMIPIRDPRGRTIAFGGRVLDGGEPKYLNSPDTPLFDKGRTLYNLDKAAPASRKSGRVLVVEGYMDVIALAQAGFGEAVAPLGTALTEAQLERLWRMVDVPLLCFDGDGAGQKASLRAAHRALPMLAPGRSLAFVTLPQGQDPDDLVRAGGPGAFEALLKTPEQLVDRLWASEVAAEALDTPEQRAGLKRRLHELAEGIADPSVKQQYHAEFKNRFYEHFKPVRAPFVPRGERPKGGWKPPAAPVTEDAKAFLATGIDRVLAKAVLAGLIRHPVEIARHMEVLGSLQMIDGALGRLFEAVVDVALEDQKLDSGRLLTILARSGFNSVASDLLRADTMPYSFTQTTADPARVRADLDEAIAIMVARPEVDAALKQATAAMQTHFTEEAFERQVAMVREKQALEVRLANLVQSNEDARALGTEGD comes from the coding sequence GTGGCCCTAACCCCACAATTCCTCGACGAACTCCGCGCCCGCACCTCGCTCTCCGCGCTCGTCGGAAAAACCACCAAGCTCACCAAGGCCGGTCGCGAGCATAAGGGCTGCTGCCCGTTCCACAACGAGAAGACACCGTCGTTCTACGTCAACGACGACAAGGGCTTCTACCACTGCTTCGGCTGCTCCGCGCACGGCGACGCGATCAAGTGGATGACCGACCAGCGCGGCCTGCCCTTCATGGACGCGGTCAAGGAACTCGCCCAGGCCGCCGGGATGGACATGCCCGCGATGGACCGCCAGTCCGCCGCCAAGGCTGAGCGCGCCAAGGGCCTGCACGAGGTCATGGCCGACGCCGCCGACTGGTTCGTCGAGCAACTCAACGGCCTCCCCGGCACCGAAGCTCGCGCACTCCTCGACCGCCGCGGGATCAGGCCCGAAACGGCACGCGCGTTCGGCATGGGGTTCGCCCCCGACAGCCGCGGCAAGCTCAAGGCCGCGCTGAAGGACTACGGCGACCCGATGCTGGTGGAATCCGGCATGCTGATATCGGTCGAGGGCAAGGACCCCTACGACCGGTTCCGCGGCCGCCTGATGATCCCGATCCGCGACCCCCGCGGCCGGACGATCGCGTTCGGTGGCCGCGTGCTCGACGGCGGCGAGCCGAAGTACCTCAACTCCCCCGACACGCCGCTCTTCGACAAGGGCCGCACGCTCTACAATCTCGACAAGGCCGCCCCCGCCTCGCGCAAATCGGGCCGCGTGCTGGTCGTCGAGGGTTATATGGACGTCATCGCGCTCGCTCAGGCCGGCTTCGGCGAAGCGGTCGCCCCGCTCGGCACGGCACTCACCGAAGCGCAACTCGAACGACTGTGGCGAATGGTCGACGTGCCGTTGCTCTGCTTCGACGGCGACGGCGCCGGCCAGAAGGCGTCGCTCAGAGCCGCCCACCGCGCGCTCCCGATGCTCGCCCCCGGCCGCAGCCTCGCCTTCGTCACGCTCCCGCAAGGCCAGGACCCCGACGACCTCGTCCGCGCCGGCGGTCCCGGTGCGTTCGAGGCGTTGCTCAAAACCCCCGAACAGCTCGTCGACCGGCTCTGGGCATCCGAAGTCGCCGCCGAGGCACTCGACACCCCCGAACAGCGCGCCGGTCTCAAGCGCCGCCTCCACGAACTCGCAGAGGGCATCGCCGACCCGTCGGTGAAGCAGCAATATCATGCCGAGTTCAAGAACCGCTTCTACGAGCACTTCAAACCGGTGCGCGCGCCCTTCGTGCCCAGAGGCGAGCGACCGAAAGGCGGCTGGAAGCCGCCCGCCGCGCCCGTCACCGAAGACGCGAAGGCCTTCCTCGCCACCGGCATCGACCGCGTGCTCGCCAAGGCGGTGCTCGCCGGCCTGATCCGTCACCCGGTCGAGATCGCGCGCCACATGGAGGTGCTCGGCTCCCTCCAAATGATCGACGGCGCGCTCGGTCGTTTGTTCGAGGCCGTCGTAGATGTTGCACTTGAGGACCAGAAGCTTGATAGCGGGCGCTTGCTCACCATATTGGCGAGGTCCGGTTTCAATTCAGTCGCGAGTGACCTGTTGAGAGCCGATACGATGCCCTACTCGTTCACGCAGACCACGGCCGATCCAGCCCGCGTCCGTGCCGACCTCGACGAGGCGATCGCGATCATGGTCGCGCGGCCTGAGGTAGACGCGGCATTGAAGCAGGCGACCGCGGCGATGCAGACGCACTTCACCGAAGAGGCGTTCGAACGACAAGTGGCTATGGTAAGAGAGAAACAGGCGTTGGAAGTCCGACTTGCAAATCTTGTACAGTCGAACGAAGACGCCCGAGCGTTGGGTACCGAGGGCGATTGA
- a CDS encoding endonuclease domain-containing protein, which translates to MDKGGPLLPPLPQAGGDRGVGPRHRLDRPTERARDLRNDTTNAEQMLWRQLKGSRLQDLKFSRQMPIAGYFADFVCRSHKLIIELDGSQHVEAATYDDARTKHLEAAGYHVIRFWNNDLTSNMPGVLETILTAAIGTERVLTPQPPPASGRGGSVVGGAS; encoded by the coding sequence ATGGATAAAGGCGGCCCCTTACTTCCTCCCCTCCCGCAAGCGGGAGGGGACCGAGGGGTGGGCCCGCGCCATCGACTGGACCGACCAACAGAGAGGGCGCGAGACCTCCGCAACGACACGACGAATGCCGAGCAGATGCTGTGGCGGCAACTAAAGGGCTCCAGGTTGCAGGATCTCAAGTTCAGCCGCCAGATGCCGATCGCCGGGTACTTCGCCGACTTCGTATGCCGATCGCACAAGCTGATCATCGAACTCGACGGCAGCCAGCACGTCGAAGCGGCAACCTATGACGACGCCCGCACGAAGCACCTCGAAGCCGCCGGCTACCACGTCATCCGTTTCTGGAACAACGACCTGACGTCCAACATGCCGGGCGTATTGGAGACCATTCTGACCGCTGCGATCGGTACCGAGCGCGTGCTCACCCCCCAGCCCCCTCCCGCAAGCGGGCGGGGGGGCTCTGTCGTGGGCGGGGCGAGTTAA
- a CDS encoding GatB/YqeY domain-containing protein: MIRDDIKAAQLTAMKAGDKQSRNAISLIQAAIKNRDIEARAPQSRDGKAPESDDALVIEVLQKMVKQRRESIEMFSKGGRQELADAETAEVAVIERFLPQQMSEAETSAAIEAIKAELGATGMKDMGRVMAELKARHASELDMSKASGLVKAALS; the protein is encoded by the coding sequence ATGATTCGCGACGACATCAAGGCTGCGCAGCTGACCGCCATGAAGGCCGGCGACAAGCAGAGCCGCAACGCTATCTCGTTGATCCAGGCCGCGATCAAGAACCGCGACATCGAGGCGCGTGCCCCTCAGTCCAGAGATGGCAAGGCCCCCGAGAGCGACGACGCGCTGGTGATCGAAGTGCTCCAGAAGATGGTCAAGCAGCGCCGCGAGTCGATCGAGATGTTCTCGAAGGGCGGCCGCCAGGAGCTCGCCGATGCGGAGACGGCGGAGGTCGCGGTGATCGAACGCTTCCTGCCGCAGCAGATGAGCGAGGCGGAAACGAGCGCTGCGATCGAGGCGATCAAGGCGGAACTCGGCGCCACCGGCATGAAGGACATGGGCCGCGTGATGGCGGAGCTGAAAGCGCGCCACGCCAGCGAACTGGACATGAGCAAGGCAAGCGGCCTGGTGAAGGCAGCGCTGTCGTAA
- a CDS encoding carbamoyl phosphate synthase small subunit encodes MADALPTPVPVAKPAGATGVLVLANGDVIWGRGFGAEGSAVGEVCFHTAMTGYQEVLTDPSFAGQMICFTFPHIGNVGANPDDVEADDPHALGIIVREDVTQPSSFRAVEGLDGWMKRHARIGLSGVDTRALTRRIRVAGAPNGVIAHSASGEFDVAALLAMARAWPGLEGMDLAKDVSTSMHYGWGEDAPGGVWKLGFGYSSSPLPQAGGAGGGLAPSSTDDGGVEHSSTVPPAGEREPTPNPLPLAGWGSSAARPHVVAIDYGSKRNIFRNLVAAGAKVSVVSATASFDDVMALNPDGIFLSNGPGDPAATADYAVPVIRQLLETGKPLFGICLGHQLLGLAVGATTTKMFQGHRGANHPVKRLSDGAVEITSMNHGFAVERDSLPANVRETHVSLFDGSNAGLELTDKPAFSVQYHPEASPGPQDSLYLFERFVGEVEASRG; translated from the coding sequence ATGGCCGACGCCCTGCCAACACCCGTGCCTGTGGCAAAGCCAGCCGGCGCCACCGGCGTCCTCGTCCTCGCCAATGGCGACGTGATCTGGGGTCGCGGGTTCGGCGCGGAGGGCAGTGCGGTCGGCGAAGTGTGCTTCCACACCGCGATGACCGGCTATCAGGAGGTGCTGACCGACCCGTCGTTCGCCGGCCAGATGATCTGCTTCACGTTTCCGCACATCGGCAATGTCGGCGCGAACCCCGACGACGTCGAGGCGGACGACCCGCATGCACTCGGTATCATCGTCCGCGAGGACGTGACGCAGCCGTCGAGCTTTCGCGCGGTCGAGGGGCTGGATGGCTGGATGAAGCGGCATGCGCGGATCGGGTTGTCGGGCGTCGACACACGCGCGCTGACGCGGCGGATTCGGGTGGCGGGCGCGCCTAACGGGGTGATCGCGCATTCGGCGAGTGGCGAGTTCGACGTGGCGGCGTTGCTGGCGATGGCGCGGGCTTGGCCGGGGCTTGAGGGGATGGACCTCGCCAAGGACGTGTCGACGAGCATGCATTATGGCTGGGGGGAGGATGCTCCCGGCGGGGTTTGGAAGCTGGGCTTCGGATATTCTTCTTCCCCCCTCCCGCAGGCGGGAGGGGCCGGGGGTGGGCTCGCGCCTTCCTCGACGGACGACGGCGGGGTCGAGCACTCTTCCACCGTCCCCCCGGCAGGTGAGCGCGAGCCCACCCCCAACCCCCTCCCGCTTGCGGGATGGGGCTCAAGTGCGGCTCGCCCCCACGTCGTCGCGATCGATTACGGTTCGAAGCGCAACATCTTCCGCAACCTCGTCGCGGCCGGCGCGAAGGTGTCCGTGGTGAGCGCGACCGCCAGTTTCGACGACGTGATGGCCCTAAACCCCGACGGCATCTTCCTGTCGAACGGCCCCGGCGACCCCGCCGCGACCGCCGACTACGCCGTGCCGGTGATCCGCCAGCTGCTGGAGACGGGCAAGCCGCTGTTCGGCATCTGCCTCGGCCACCAGTTGCTCGGCCTCGCAGTCGGCGCGACCACGACCAAGATGTTCCAGGGCCACCGCGGCGCCAACCATCCGGTCAAGCGCCTGAGCGACGGTGCCGTGGAGATCACCAGCATGAACCACGGCTTCGCGGTCGAGCGCGACAGCCTGCCGGCCAACGTCCGCGAGACGCATGTGTCGCTGTTCGACGGATCGAATGCGGGGCTGGAACTGACCGACAAGCCGGCGTTCTCGGTGCAATATCATCCGGAAGCGAGCCCGGGGCCGCAGGATAGCTTATACTTGTTCGAGCGGTTTGTGGGGGAAGTTGAGGCAAGCCGTGGCTGA
- the carB gene encoding carbamoyl-phosphate synthase large subunit gives MPKRTDISSILVIGAGPIVIGQACEFDYSGTQAIKALKEEGYRIVLVNSNPATIMTDPELADATYVEPITPAIVAKIIEKERPDAILPTMGGQTALNTALALFHDGTLEKFGVTMIGADADAIDMAEDRLKFRDAMDRIGLESARSAIAHTVEEALEGLEKTGLPSIIRPSFTMGGSGGGIAYNREEFIAIVRNGLDLSPTTEVLIEESLLGWKEYEMEVVRDRNDNAIIICSIENVDPMGVHTGDSITVAPALTLTDKEYQIMRNASIAVLREIGVETGGSNVQFAVNPKDGRLVVIEMNPRVSRSSALASKATGFPIAKVAAKLAVGYTLDEITNDITGATPASFEPTIDYVVTKIPRFAFEKFKGASNTLGTAMKSVGEVMAIGRNIHESMQKALRGLETGLSGFNQVDHLVGAPRAEIEAALAVATPDRLLVAAQALREGFTVAEVHAIAKYDPWFLERIAEIIAAEAEVMKDGLPIDAPGMRRLKSMGFSDKRLAWLALQSANLRGMNRGIARGSGLIHEVVKAMTGGVTEEEVRQHRLKLGVRPVFKRIDTCAAEFDAKTPYMYSTYEAPSFGEPENESEPTDRKKIVILGGGPNRIGQGIEFDYCCCHACFALADAGYETIMVNCNPETVSTDYDTSDRLYFEPLTAEDVLEILHVEASKGELVGVIVQFGGQTPLNLARSLEAAGIPILGTTPDAIDLAEDRERFAALITKLGLRQPANGLARSRDEAVAAAERIGYPVLMRPSYVLGGRAMEIVDTLGQLEHYIATAVQVSGDSPVLIDQYLRDAIEVDVDAICDGTDVVVAGVLQHIEEAGVHSGDSACSIPPYSLSAEIIAEIERQTVALAHALSVVGLMNIQFAVKDGLVYLIEVNPRASRTVPFVAKAIGAPIAKIAARVMAGEKLANLPKIDRHIDYYAVKEAVFPFNKFPGVDPVLSPEMKSTGEVMGIDPDFTIAFAKAQLGAGTILPTKGNVFVSVKDGDKAMIVEAVKALVDTGFSIVATGGTADHLARAGLPVEKVNKVAQGRPHIVDRIKDGDIALIFNTTEGWQSLKDSQPIRASALGQRIPYFTTAPASLEAAKAIAKLSTHSLEVRPLQSYYSQSHN, from the coding sequence ATGCCAAAACGCACCGACATCTCCTCGATCCTCGTCATCGGCGCAGGACCCATCGTCATCGGCCAGGCGTGCGAGTTCGATTATTCGGGCACGCAGGCGATCAAGGCGTTGAAGGAGGAGGGCTATCGTATCGTCCTCGTCAATTCGAACCCCGCCACGATCATGACCGATCCCGAGCTCGCCGACGCGACGTATGTCGAGCCGATCACGCCCGCGATCGTCGCCAAGATCATCGAGAAGGAGCGCCCAGACGCGATCCTGCCGACAATGGGCGGGCAGACCGCGCTGAACACCGCGCTCGCGCTGTTCCATGACGGTACGCTGGAGAAGTTCGGCGTGACGATGATCGGGGCGGATGCCGATGCGATCGACATGGCGGAAGACCGGCTGAAGTTCCGTGACGCGATGGACCGGATCGGGCTGGAAAGCGCGCGCTCGGCGATCGCACATACTGTGGAAGAAGCCTTGGAAGGCCTTGAGAAGACGGGGCTTCCGTCGATCATCCGGCCGAGCTTCACGATGGGCGGCTCAGGGGGCGGCATCGCGTATAATCGCGAGGAGTTCATCGCGATCGTCCGCAACGGGCTCGATCTGTCGCCGACCACCGAGGTGCTGATCGAGGAATCGCTGCTCGGCTGGAAAGAATACGAGATGGAGGTGGTGCGCGATCGCAACGACAACGCGATCATCATCTGCTCGATCGAGAATGTCGATCCGATGGGCGTCCACACCGGCGACTCGATTACGGTCGCGCCGGCGCTGACGCTGACCGACAAGGAATACCAGATCATGCGCAACGCATCGATCGCGGTGCTGCGGGAAATCGGTGTCGAAACAGGCGGTTCGAACGTCCAGTTCGCAGTGAATCCGAAGGACGGCCGGCTGGTCGTCATCGAGATGAACCCGCGCGTTTCGCGGTCGTCCGCGCTGGCGTCGAAGGCGACCGGCTTCCCGATCGCGAAGGTCGCGGCGAAACTGGCGGTCGGCTATACGCTCGACGAAATCACCAACGACATCACGGGCGCCACGCCCGCGTCGTTCGAGCCGACGATCGATTATGTCGTCACCAAGATCCCGCGGTTCGCGTTCGAGAAGTTCAAGGGTGCGTCAAACACGCTCGGCACGGCGATGAAGTCGGTCGGCGAGGTGATGGCGATCGGTCGCAACATCCACGAATCGATGCAGAAGGCTTTGCGCGGGCTCGAGACGGGCTTGTCGGGCTTCAACCAGGTCGATCATCTGGTCGGTGCGCCGCGCGCGGAGATCGAGGCGGCGCTGGCCGTCGCGACGCCGGACCGGTTGCTGGTGGCGGCGCAGGCGTTGCGCGAGGGCTTCACGGTCGCCGAGGTGCATGCGATCGCCAAGTATGATCCGTGGTTCCTGGAGCGGATCGCCGAGATCATCGCGGCCGAGGCCGAGGTGATGAAGGACGGCCTGCCGATCGATGCTCCCGGTATGCGGCGCCTGAAGAGTATGGGGTTCAGCGACAAGCGGCTCGCGTGGCTGGCGCTGCAATCCGCCAATCTGCGGGGCATGAACCGCGGGATCGCGCGCGGCTCGGGGCTGATCCACGAGGTCGTCAAGGCGATGACCGGCGGCGTGACCGAGGAGGAGGTGCGCCAGCATCGCCTGAAGCTCGGCGTGCGGCCGGTGTTCAAGCGGATCGACACATGCGCGGCCGAATTCGATGCGAAGACGCCGTATATGTACTCGACCTACGAGGCGCCGAGCTTCGGCGAGCCCGAGAACGAGTCCGAGCCGACCGATCGGAAGAAGATCGTGATCCTGGGCGGCGGGCCGAACCGGATCGGGCAGGGGATCGAGTTCGATTATTGCTGCTGCCATGCGTGCTTCGCGCTGGCGGATGCGGGCTATGAGACGATCATGGTCAACTGCAACCCGGAGACGGTGTCGACCGATTACGACACGTCGGACCGGTTGTATTTCGAACCGCTGACCGCCGAGGACGTGCTGGAGATCCTGCATGTCGAGGCGTCTAAGGGAGAGCTGGTGGGCGTGATCGTGCAGTTCGGTGGGCAGACGCCGCTGAACCTTGCGCGCTCGCTCGAGGCTGCGGGGATTCCTATTCTGGGGACGACGCCGGACGCGATCGATCTGGCGGAGGATCGTGAGCGGTTCGCGGCGCTGATCACCAAGCTCGGGTTGCGGCAGCCGGCCAATGGCCTGGCGCGGAGCCGGGACGAGGCGGTCGCGGCGGCGGAGCGGATCGGCTATCCGGTGCTGATGCGGCCTTCGTATGTGCTTGGCGGACGGGCGATGGAGATCGTCGATACGCTGGGGCAGCTCGAACACTATATCGCGACCGCGGTGCAGGTGTCGGGCGACTCGCCGGTGCTGATCGACCAGTATCTGCGCGATGCGATCGAAGTCGATGTCGATGCGATCTGCGACGGCACGGACGTGGTGGTCGCGGGCGTGTTGCAGCATATCGAGGAGGCGGGCGTCCATTCGGGTGACTCGGCGTGCTCGATCCCGCCTTACTCGCTGTCGGCGGAGATCATCGCCGAGATCGAGCGGCAGACGGTAGCTCTCGCGCATGCCTTGTCTGTCGTCGGCCTGATGAACATCCAGTTCGCGGTGAAGGATGGGCTGGTCTACCTCATCGAGGTGAACCCGCGCGCGTCGCGCACCGTGCCGTTCGTCGCCAAGGCGATCGGTGCGCCGATCGCGAAGATCGCGGCACGCGTGATGGCGGGGGAGAAGCTCGCAAACCTGCCGAAGATCGACCGGCATATCGACTATTATGCGGTGAAGGAGGCGGTGTTCCCCTTCAACAAGTTCCCCGGCGTCGATCCGGTCCTGTCACCGGAAATGAAGTCCACCGGCGAAGTCATGGGAATCGATCCCGATTTCACGATCGCGTTTGCCAAGGCCCAGCTTGGCGCGGGGACGATCCTGCCGACCAAGGGCAATGTCTTCGTCAGCGTGAAGGACGGCGACAAGGCGATGATCGTCGAGGCGGTGAAGGCGTTGGTCGACACCGGCTTCTCGATCGTCGCTACCGGCGGCACCGCGGATCACTTGGCGCGCGCCGGGTTGCCGGTAGAGAAGGTCAACAAGGTCGCGCAGGGGCGGCCGCATATCGTCGACCGGATCAAGGACGGCGACATCGCGCTGATCTTCAACACCACCGAGGGGTGGCAGAGCCTGAAGGACTCGCAGCCGATCCGTGCTTCGGCGCTGGGGCAACGCATTCCGTACTTCACGACCGCGCCGGCTTCGCTCGAGGCGGCGAAGGCGATTGCCAAGCTTTCGACGCACAGCCTTGAAGTACGGCCCCTGCAATCCTATTATTCGCAGTCGCACAACTGA
- the greA gene encoding transcription elongation factor GreA → MATVEKMPMLQEGYETLSADLKRLKAERPTIVDAIEEARAHGDLSENAEYHAAKERQGQVEASISDIEDKLSRAQIIDPKDLSGDKVVFGATVTLLDENDKPVKYQIVGQTEANAKTGRISYNSPLGRGLIGRKLDEEVEVTVPAGERYYVVSKIEFI, encoded by the coding sequence ATGGCGACCGTCGAAAAGATGCCGATGCTGCAGGAAGGCTATGAGACGCTCAGTGCGGATCTCAAGCGCCTGAAGGCCGAACGTCCGACGATCGTCGACGCGATCGAAGAGGCGCGCGCGCACGGCGACCTCAGCGAGAACGCGGAATATCATGCCGCGAAGGAGCGCCAGGGTCAGGTCGAGGCATCGATCTCCGACATCGAGGACAAGCTGTCGCGTGCGCAGATCATCGACCCGAAGGACCTGTCGGGCGACAAGGTCGTGTTCGGTGCGACGGTGACGTTGCTCGACGAGAACGACAAGCCGGTGAAGTATCAGATCGTCGGCCAGACCGAGGCTAACGCGAAGACGGGGCGGATTTCGTATAATTCGCCGCTGGGTCGTGGGCTGATCGGGCGCAAGCTCGACGAAGAAGTCGAGGTCACGGTGCCGGCCGGCGAGCGTTATTACGTCGTCTCCAAGATCGAGTTCATTTGA
- a CDS encoding rhomboid family intramembrane serine protease yields MKFFETRATAIITIVTVIVSGFLVLSGSLGYWAVNAGFIPLRMTDLGIPSEHMFIVPSWATPLTATLIHGGWAHIALNLVMLVYCGQFVEKALGTVGLVVLYVLGAYAAAAGHWAFGSDSTAPMIGASGAISAVVGAYALLYGERRAQAIGPVPAGVVHVVWLAAAWIGIQLLMGLAGFGASVGASGPIAIGAHIGGFLAGLVLARPLLLWHYRAA; encoded by the coding sequence ATGAAGTTTTTCGAGACGCGGGCGACGGCGATCATCACGATCGTGACGGTCATCGTCTCGGGATTTCTGGTGCTGAGCGGGTCGCTCGGGTACTGGGCGGTGAACGCCGGGTTTATTCCGTTGCGGATGACCGACCTCGGTATTCCCAGCGAACATATGTTTATCGTGCCGTCTTGGGCGACGCCGCTGACCGCGACGTTGATCCATGGGGGGTGGGCGCATATTGCGCTGAACCTCGTGATGCTGGTGTATTGCGGGCAGTTTGTCGAGAAGGCGCTGGGGACGGTCGGGCTGGTCGTTCTGTACGTGCTGGGGGCGTATGCTGCGGCGGCGGGGCATTGGGCGTTCGGGTCTGACTCCACCGCGCCGATGATTGGCGCTTCGGGCGCGATTTCGGCGGTCGTCGGGGCTTATGCGCTGTTGTATGGCGAGCGACGGGCGCAGGCTATCGGGCCGGTGCCGGCTGGGGTCGTGCATGTGGTCTGGCTGGCGGCGGCTTGGATCGGGATCCAGTTGCTGATGGGGCTGGCCGGGTTTGGGGCTTCGGTTGGGGCTAGTGGGCCGATTGCTATTGGCGCGCATATCGGCGGGTTTCTGGCGGGGTTGGTTTTGGCTCGGCCTCTGTTGCTTTGGCATTACCGGGCGGCTTGA
- a CDS encoding DUF4170 domain-containing protein, producing the protein MSKLHLVFGGRVSDPRTLDFNDLSKIEFVGVFPDYASAEKAWRAAAQRTVDDAEMKFVVVHLHRMLEPNLGATAA; encoded by the coding sequence ATGAGCAAGCTCCACCTCGTATTCGGCGGCCGCGTCAGCGACCCGCGCACCCTGGATTTCAACGATCTGAGCAAGATCGAATTCGTCGGCGTGTTCCCCGACTATGCCAGCGCCGAGAAGGCCTGGCGTGCTGCGGCGCAGCGTACGGTCGACGATGCCGAGATGAAGTTCGTCGTCGTGCATCTCCACCGCATGCTCGAGCCGAACCTGGGCGCGACCGCGGCCTGA
- a CDS encoding phosphatase, producing MTSAKVAAAEIESALARQRVMMTLGQLQDRLNPRKLALNASRDVADVGTAALNASVETVKRNPGPTAGFAAVAGLFFARHRIVGLFRRGR from the coding sequence ATGACATCCGCCAAAGTCGCCGCCGCCGAGATCGAATCGGCCCTCGCTCGCCAGCGCGTCATGATGACGCTCGGGCAATTGCAGGACCGGCTCAACCCGCGGAAGCTCGCGCTGAACGCAAGCCGCGACGTCGCCGATGTCGGCACCGCCGCGCTCAACGCCAGCGTAGAGACGGTGAAGCGCAATCCGGGGCCGACCGCAGGATTTGCCGCGGTCGCCGGATTGTTTTTCGCGCGGCACCGGATCGTCGGACTGTTTCGCCGCGGCCGCTAA
- a CDS encoding phage holin family protein gives MSEPLTFATADDESLVSIVGRLATETKSLATAEVAVYKAKFGETATAYKSAAMFFAVAAVLGLAALIALLVGAILTVATLVGPGWATAIVVVAVLAVAAILAMIGKSKLQTKSEPVS, from the coding sequence TTGTCCGAGCCACTGACGTTCGCAACCGCGGACGACGAGAGCCTCGTTTCGATCGTCGGTCGCCTGGCGACCGAGACGAAGAGCCTCGCGACGGCGGAAGTTGCTGTCTACAAGGCGAAGTTCGGCGAGACGGCGACGGCGTACAAGTCGGCCGCGATGTTCTTCGCGGTCGCCGCCGTACTGGGTCTCGCCGCGCTGATCGCACTGCTGGTCGGTGCGATCTTGACGGTAGCGACGCTGGTGGGGCCAGGATGGGCGACCGCCATCGTCGTGGTGGCCGTCCTCGCAGTGGCGGCGATCCTGGCGATGATCGGCAAGTCGAAGCTTCAGACGAAGAGCGAGCCCGTATCATGA